A single window of Granulicella mallensis MP5ACTX8 DNA harbors:
- the rlmN gene encoding 23S rRNA (adenine(2503)-C(2))-methyltransferase RlmN yields the protein MHALFGKTLPELTELMAGLGQKPYRARQVFEALYKQRVGLVEDVTTLSQELRDRLTSEGFAIGLPEIAQTAKSVDGTERYLMRMADGETVETVWMPDGDGGERGDGSEAAEEESAEVVVAEEAVDGGYWSRRGNGRDRSNFGTLAEQGFRRATICISSQVGCAVNCQFCLTAKLGIKRNLTAGEIAGQVAAVLNRHRIQIGKDRINLVFMGMGEPFLNYEQFMQSVRVLVEGIGIPESRMTVSTSGILPGIEAFAKETMRPKLALSLNASNDVVRERIMPITRKWNIAALLEAVQKIPLRTREWVTFEYVLLGEVNDQPEHAREVLELLDGIRAKVNLIVWNPGPGIDYHQPKPADVAVFQKMLIEGGIATYIRRPRGRDIYAACGQLKRTVAEEKPQLVGISAAS from the coding sequence ATGCACGCGCTTTTCGGAAAGACACTGCCGGAGTTGACCGAGCTGATGGCTGGTTTGGGGCAGAAGCCGTATCGCGCGCGGCAGGTGTTTGAGGCCCTGTACAAGCAGCGGGTCGGGTTGGTGGAGGATGTGACGACGCTGTCACAGGAATTGCGCGATCGGTTGACCTCCGAGGGCTTTGCGATAGGCCTGCCGGAGATTGCCCAGACGGCGAAGTCGGTCGACGGCACGGAGCGCTACCTGATGCGCATGGCCGACGGCGAGACGGTAGAGACGGTCTGGATGCCCGATGGCGATGGCGGCGAACGCGGGGACGGGAGCGAGGCCGCAGAGGAAGAGTCGGCGGAGGTGGTTGTCGCCGAGGAGGCTGTGGACGGTGGTTACTGGTCGCGGCGGGGTAATGGGCGTGACCGGTCGAACTTCGGCACGCTGGCGGAGCAGGGCTTTCGCCGCGCGACGATCTGTATCTCGAGCCAGGTAGGCTGCGCCGTGAACTGCCAGTTCTGCCTGACGGCGAAGCTGGGGATCAAGCGCAACCTCACCGCAGGGGAGATCGCCGGGCAGGTGGCGGCGGTACTCAATCGCCACAGGATTCAAATCGGCAAGGACCGCATCAACCTCGTATTCATGGGGATGGGTGAGCCCTTTCTGAACTACGAGCAGTTCATGCAGTCGGTGCGGGTGCTGGTGGAGGGGATCGGGATTCCGGAGTCGCGGATGACGGTATCGACCTCGGGCATTCTGCCGGGGATCGAGGCCTTCGCGAAGGAGACGATGCGTCCCAAGCTGGCGCTCAGCTTGAATGCGAGTAACGACGTGGTCCGTGAGCGGATAATGCCCATTACGCGCAAGTGGAACATCGCCGCGCTGCTGGAAGCGGTGCAGAAGATTCCCCTGCGTACACGCGAGTGGGTCACGTTCGAGTACGTGCTGCTGGGAGAGGTGAACGACCAGCCCGAGCATGCGCGCGAGGTGCTGGAGCTGCTCGACGGTATACGTGCCAAGGTGAACCTGATCGTCTGGAACCCAGGGCCGGGGATTGATTATCACCAGCCAAAGCCGGCGGATGTTGCGGTCTTTCAGAAGATGCTGATTGAGGGTGGGATTGCGACTTACATCCGCAGGCCGCGCGGGCGCGACATCTATGCAGCGTGCGGGCAGTTGAAGCGGACAGTGGCGGAAGAGAAGCCGCAGTTGGTAGGGATTTCGGCGGCGAGCTGA
- a CDS encoding type II toxin-antitoxin system RelB/DinJ family antitoxin, with translation MAANALVQTRIDADVRDRATAVLEEQGMTVSEAVRILLTRTANEGALPFTPANNEAYNAWFRAKVQEALDDPRPAVSREEVDRRMAERRASARAKLR, from the coding sequence ATGGCCGCTAATGCCTTAGTTCAAACTCGAATCGATGCTGACGTAAGAGATCGCGCTACGGCGGTTCTAGAAGAGCAGGGTATGACTGTCTCCGAAGCCGTGCGGATTCTTTTGACGCGCACCGCGAACGAAGGGGCTCTGCCTTTTACGCCGGCGAACAATGAGGCCTACAACGCCTGGTTTCGTGCCAAAGTGCAGGAGGCGCTGGATGATCCGCGTCCAGCAGTTTCACGGGAAGAGGTCGATCGGCGAATGGCAGAACGGCGTGCTTCTGCACGAGCCAAATTGCGATAG
- a CDS encoding type II toxin-antitoxin system RelE/ParE family toxin — protein MAVIWSEAAVQDLQGIFDYVVEDSPQNALLVDTRICEQTDELVRFPALGRPGQFEGTRELIIQRTPYIAIYRVEEDDTIRVVRILHAAQEWPSVM, from the coding sequence ATGGCCGTTATCTGGAGTGAAGCTGCTGTTCAGGATCTACAGGGCATCTTCGATTATGTAGTGGAGGACAGTCCGCAGAATGCTCTTCTTGTGGATACTCGCATCTGCGAACAGACCGATGAGTTGGTGCGCTTTCCCGCTCTGGGACGACCAGGCCAATTTGAAGGCACACGCGAACTGATCATTCAGAGAACTCCATACATCGCCATTTATCGCGTGGAAGAGGATGACACCATCCGAGTCGTACGCATACTGCATGCAGCGCAGGAGTGGCCTTCTGTGATGTAA
- a CDS encoding gluconeogenesis factor YvcK family protein, producing MSKPDSKQLRVVAIGGGTGLSTLLRGLKRYVAAPGTKPLSPENCSNIPCLIRELSAIVTVTDDGGSSGRLREDLNMLPPGDVRNCMVALSEDEHMLSRLFQHRFASGDLQGHSFGNLFLAALTGITGDFAQAVQTSSQILATRGRIYPSTTSYATLAAQMDDGSLVYGETNITASKRSIVELMLEPADAGPLPESLEAIANADLITLGPGSLYTSLITNLLVRGIPEALAASKATRVYICNLMTQANESLGLTASQHIEKILDHAGAQIFDYALVNIAPLRRETIVQYAREGQEPIEADLERIRSLGVEPITGNFAHEGEVLRHSYEHVAETVLQLALKR from the coding sequence ATGTCCAAACCAGATTCGAAACAGCTCCGCGTAGTAGCCATCGGCGGCGGCACAGGCCTCTCCACGCTGTTGCGCGGCCTGAAGCGCTACGTGGCAGCGCCGGGAACAAAACCGCTCTCCCCTGAGAACTGCAGCAACATCCCCTGCCTCATCCGCGAACTCTCCGCCATCGTCACGGTCACCGACGACGGCGGATCTTCCGGTCGCCTGCGCGAAGACCTCAACATGCTCCCTCCGGGCGACGTGCGCAACTGCATGGTGGCGCTCTCCGAGGACGAACACATGCTCTCACGCCTCTTCCAGCACCGCTTCGCCAGCGGCGATCTCCAGGGGCATAGCTTCGGCAACCTCTTCCTCGCGGCGCTCACAGGCATTACCGGCGACTTCGCACAGGCCGTACAGACCAGCTCGCAGATTCTCGCCACACGTGGCCGTATCTACCCTTCCACAACGTCCTACGCGACCCTCGCAGCGCAGATGGACGACGGCTCCCTCGTTTATGGCGAAACCAATATCACCGCCAGCAAGCGCTCCATCGTAGAGCTGATGCTCGAACCCGCCGACGCTGGCCCCCTGCCGGAGTCGTTGGAAGCCATCGCCAACGCCGACCTCATCACGCTCGGCCCGGGCTCGCTCTACACCTCGCTGATTACCAATCTTCTGGTTCGAGGCATTCCCGAGGCTCTCGCCGCCAGCAAGGCCACACGCGTCTACATCTGCAACCTGATGACCCAGGCCAACGAATCGCTGGGCCTGACGGCCTCGCAGCATATTGAAAAGATCCTCGACCACGCCGGCGCGCAGATCTTCGACTATGCGCTCGTGAACATCGCTCCTCTGCGTAGAGAAACTATCGTGCAATACGCCCGCGAAGGCCAGGAACCCATCGAAGCAGATCTGGAACGCATTCGCTCGCTGGGAGTAGAACCTATCACCGGCAACTTTGCCCATGAGGGTGAGGTGCTGCGGCATAGCTATGAGCATGTGGCAGAGACGGTGCTGCAGTTGGCGCTCAAGCGCTAA
- a CDS encoding tetratricopeptide repeat protein, which produces MSTKSGKTLITANHTAPTADGALHAKRSPRTLAGSAQADDTAARKQTLALYETALKLMQAGKYEKAHSAFLQMLDTAPHDLADRIRMYIAACLSHVSKGTTSFETHEERYDYAISLLNHGRYDDAREHFEQILLKEKAADYAFYGLALLASITGDTQKCIDHLSEAIRLNAHNRFQARADSDFDGVAEDPRFTELLYPES; this is translated from the coding sequence ATGTCCACGAAGTCGGGAAAAACCCTTATCACCGCAAACCACACCGCCCCCACGGCTGACGGCGCCCTACACGCCAAGCGGTCGCCGCGAACTCTCGCCGGCAGCGCTCAAGCCGACGACACCGCCGCACGCAAACAGACGCTTGCTCTCTACGAGACGGCCCTGAAGCTCATGCAGGCGGGCAAATACGAGAAGGCCCACTCGGCCTTCCTGCAGATGCTCGATACCGCTCCGCATGACCTCGCCGATCGTATCCGCATGTACATCGCCGCTTGTCTCAGCCATGTTTCCAAGGGCACGACGAGCTTCGAGACCCATGAAGAGCGCTACGACTATGCGATCTCGCTGCTGAACCATGGCCGTTACGACGATGCACGCGAGCACTTCGAGCAGATCCTGCTCAAGGAGAAGGCTGCCGATTATGCCTTCTACGGTCTCGCCCTGCTGGCCAGCATTACGGGGGACACGCAGAAGTGTATCGATCACCTCAGTGAAGCCATCCGCCTGAACGCGCACAACCGATTCCAGGCTCGCGCCGACTCCGACTTCGACGGCGTCGCCGAAGACCCGCGCTTTACCGAGCTGCTTTACCCGGAATCCTGA
- a CDS encoding DUF4254 domain-containing protein has product MLDALHISLLQDQATAHWHDNSAPLQTARDAFETLILDQHRANFDLWHREDAARDPLAADQAIAAVKRAIDKLNQRRNDLVERIDVALLESIPAQSAELPLNSETPGLMVDRLSILALKIFHTEEETRRKEASAEHHQRNRERLALLLEQRDDLTTCLATLWTEVRNGKRRFKLYRQLKMYNDPALNPVLYSRPLTPDG; this is encoded by the coding sequence ATGCTTGATGCTCTTCACATCTCCCTGCTGCAGGACCAGGCCACTGCGCACTGGCACGACAACTCTGCACCTCTCCAGACGGCCCGCGACGCCTTCGAGACCCTCATTCTCGACCAGCACCGCGCCAACTTCGATCTCTGGCACCGTGAGGACGCGGCTCGCGATCCCCTGGCCGCCGACCAGGCCATCGCCGCTGTCAAACGCGCGATCGACAAGTTGAACCAGCGGCGCAACGATCTTGTCGAGCGTATCGACGTGGCTCTGCTGGAAAGCATTCCCGCTCAGTCCGCGGAGTTGCCGCTGAACTCCGAGACTCCAGGCCTGATGGTCGATCGGCTCTCCATCCTTGCCCTGAAGATCTTCCATACCGAAGAGGAGACTCGGCGCAAGGAGGCAAGCGCCGAACATCACCAGAGAAACCGGGAGCGGCTCGCGTTGCTGCTCGAACAGCGCGACGACCTGACCACGTGTCTCGCCACGCTCTGGACCGAGGTGAGGAACGGCAAACGCCGCTTCAAACTCTACCGCCAGTTGAAGATGTACAACGACCCTGCGCTCAATCCGGTGCTTTACAGCAGGCCGCTGACCCCGGACGGTTGA
- a CDS encoding glycosyltransferase family 9 protein: MSSANVKRVLLYRLGSLGDHLVALPCYRLVQRAFPEAERRLLTNIPVMNKAAAVEAVLEGSGLVDGYLTYVVGERSLLALLKLAWTIRRWKPDALVYLAGARGEKAARRDRMFFRLCGIRQQIGLPLTEDLQHHRSEGMREGTPWFEQEGRRLARCIAELGDAGVDDLANWSPGLTGEERQAGRELAQPFGGTPFFAFSLGTKAQSNQWGGGSEGTARWQQLLSKLAAAWPGYGLAILGAGDEYEVSESVAEAWRTVPGAGLAVNLCGAARPRVSAAVMERAVMFFGHDSGPAHMAAAVGTPVLGVFSSRMMPGEWIPNGEHVRVVLHWVECGGCKLETCVVQGKKCILSIGVEEAWQATQEHLTRMQERGIRTLPKLEEKRF, encoded by the coding sequence ATGTCCTCTGCGAATGTGAAGCGTGTGCTGCTGTACCGGCTTGGCAGCCTGGGCGACCACCTGGTAGCGCTTCCTTGCTACCGGCTCGTTCAGCGTGCGTTTCCTGAGGCCGAGCGCCGGCTGCTGACCAACATCCCTGTGATGAATAAAGCAGCGGCTGTGGAAGCCGTGCTGGAGGGCAGCGGTCTGGTCGATGGCTATCTGACCTATGTCGTGGGCGAGCGCAGCCTGCTGGCGCTGCTAAAGCTGGCCTGGACGATCCGGCGATGGAAGCCGGATGCCCTGGTCTACCTGGCCGGAGCACGAGGCGAAAAGGCGGCGCGGCGCGACCGGATGTTCTTTCGGCTGTGCGGTATACGGCAGCAGATCGGCCTCCCTTTGACCGAAGATCTACAGCACCATCGCAGCGAAGGAATGCGCGAGGGAACTCCCTGGTTTGAGCAGGAAGGGCGACGGCTGGCGCGATGTATCGCGGAGCTTGGCGATGCGGGGGTGGATGACCTCGCAAATTGGTCTCCGGGATTGACGGGCGAAGAGCGGCAGGCTGGCAGGGAGCTTGCACAGCCTTTTGGCGGTACTCCCTTCTTTGCCTTCAGCCTGGGTACCAAAGCGCAATCGAATCAGTGGGGCGGAGGCTCGGAGGGCACGGCTCGCTGGCAACAGTTGTTGTCGAAGCTGGCGGCAGCGTGGCCAGGGTATGGCCTGGCGATTCTTGGAGCCGGTGATGAGTACGAGGTGAGCGAGAGCGTCGCCGAGGCCTGGCGAACGGTTCCGGGAGCGGGGCTCGCGGTCAACCTGTGTGGGGCTGCGAGGCCACGGGTCAGCGCTGCCGTCATGGAGAGGGCGGTGATGTTCTTCGGCCATGACAGCGGACCGGCGCACATGGCGGCGGCGGTGGGAACGCCGGTGCTGGGAGTCTTCAGCTCCAGGATGATGCCCGGAGAGTGGATTCCCAACGGAGAGCACGTGCGAGTTGTGCTCCACTGGGTGGAGTGTGGTGGCTGCAAATTGGAGACATGCGTCGTCCAGGGCAAAAAATGCATCTTGTCCATAGGGGTCGAAGAGGCCTGGCAGGCCACGCAGGAGCATCTGACAAGGATGCAGGAGCGCGGCATTCGAACGTTGCCGAAGCTTGAGGAGAAGAGATTTTGA